The DNA window AAGATATGATAGGCAGATTAGTAAGACATACAAAGACCTACAAAAAATAGAAAACTCCCTTACAAGGCAAATCCAAAGAGAAGAATTAAAGGCAACCCCTGGAGTTATAAACAAGGTGAGGCTAGCCCATGATCAAAGGGTAGCAAATAAAGCTGATAGAAAAATGGATAGAGCAGAATTAGAATATTTGAAAGACACTCAAGAAACCCTTAGGGATATTAACAGATACTACAACCAAGCTGAGAGAAGGAGCATAGAAACGTATAAGCCTTATACTAAGGCAACATATGTTCCTAGTAATGTGGATTATACGGGTAATGTGGATTATACGGGTTAATTAATAATTAGTTTTCAAAAACTGGTTTAACATAGGGTTTTATATCTAGAATTGGTGTTTCATTAAGCATATCAATATGTTTAACGTGGATTTTGTTTTCAACGATATCTATTACCCTAAGAATAGATAAACCAATAGGATTAGGTCTATTTGGGGAACAGATGCTAAATACCCCCAATTCTTTATCACCATGTGGTGGGACCCTTCTTAATAAATCCTTTGTAAATTTTTTAGATTTATGAAAATAAAACAAAACGACTATTAAACTATTTTTCTTTATATCCAGTAGGCCTTCTAAATATGCTTTATTTATTATAATATCACCAACCAAATCGGATAGATTATAATGTCTTGGTACATCTTTGTGGTTATGTTTTACATAACCAATGGGCTTAAAAATTATTAAATCTTTATCTTTAATCATAATTAAGTTATTAGCAGTAAATAACCTTATTAATTTATAAGGTCAAGCTATAATTTTGTTA is part of the Deferribacterota bacterium genome and encodes:
- the tsaA gene encoding tRNA (N6-threonylcarbamoyladenosine(37)-N6)-methyltransferase TrmO, encoding MIKDKDLIIFKPIGYVKHNHKDVPRHYNLSDLVGDIIINKAYLEGLLDIKKNSLIVVLFYFHKSKKFTKDLLRRVPPHGDKELGVFSICSPNRPNPIGLSILRVIDIVENKIHVKHIDMLNETPILDIKPYVKPVFEN